A window from Corynebacterium urealyticum DSM 7109 encodes these proteins:
- a CDS encoding NADP-dependent oxidoreductase translates to MVTAKQWVLASRPTGTPTMENFRLEQVELPDLAEGQILVENTVNTVDPYMRGRMNDVKSYIPPFDLNKPMTGGAVGVVRESRSEKFQVGDTVSHPLGWQDIAIVDEGQAKPVDLNVAPAAAYLGILGLTGLTAYVGLTRIAEIKEGDVVFVSGAAGAVGSAVGQFARHLGASRVIGSAGSEEKVARLKELGFDAAINYREGDLAGQLRQAAPEGIDVYFDNVGGDHLEAAIARMNTFGRVAMCGAIAQYNDTQPPTAPRNLALAIGKCLTLRGFVLGQYLDVAGEFRERMAPLIASGEVRYDVTTRHGIEAMPGAFLELFTGGNTGKMVVQM, encoded by the coding sequence ATGGTTACCGCGAAACAATGGGTTCTCGCTTCCCGACCGACAGGAACCCCGACGATGGAGAACTTCCGCCTCGAGCAGGTCGAGCTCCCAGACCTAGCTGAGGGACAGATCCTCGTCGAGAACACCGTCAACACGGTCGATCCGTACATGCGCGGCCGGATGAACGACGTCAAGTCGTACATCCCGCCCTTCGATCTCAACAAGCCGATGACCGGCGGGGCAGTGGGTGTGGTTCGCGAATCCCGGTCGGAGAAATTCCAGGTCGGCGATACCGTTTCCCATCCGCTGGGCTGGCAGGATATCGCCATCGTCGATGAGGGGCAGGCTAAGCCAGTCGATCTGAATGTCGCCCCAGCGGCGGCCTATCTCGGCATCCTTGGCCTCACCGGACTGACCGCCTACGTGGGGCTGACCCGCATCGCGGAGATCAAGGAAGGGGACGTGGTTTTCGTCTCCGGTGCGGCCGGTGCCGTGGGGTCTGCGGTGGGGCAGTTCGCCCGCCACCTGGGCGCTTCCCGCGTGATCGGATCGGCAGGCAGCGAGGAAAAGGTTGCCCGACTCAAGGAGCTCGGCTTCGACGCGGCCATCAACTACCGGGAGGGCGACCTCGCGGGGCAGCTGCGCCAGGCCGCGCCCGAGGGGATCGACGTCTACTTCGATAACGTCGGCGGCGATCACCTGGAGGCAGCCATTGCTCGCATGAATACCTTCGGCCGTGTTGCGATGTGTGGTGCGATTGCCCAATACAACGACACACAGCCGCCGACCGCGCCGCGAAACCTTGCGTTGGCGATCGGCAAGTGTCTCACCCTGCGTGGCTTTGTGCTGGGGCAGTACCTCGACGTAGCAGGGGAGTTCCGGGAGCGGATGGCGCCACTGATCGCCAGCGGAGAGGTTCGGTACGACGTCACGACCCGTCATGGCATTGAGGCTATGCCTGGGGCTTTCCTGGAGCTGTTCACCGGCGGCAATACCGGGAAGATGGTCGTGCAAATGTAG
- a CDS encoding ferrous iron transport protein A: MKLLPIARKPRAAACQDSPCGSGSCLRGDQVPADTCALLPECCLQRVIAQQPALATRLLELGFRPGTKIRVGGTVAGGARVVTIGNAHYAVDHHTLRQLDVVITAA, encoded by the coding sequence ATGAAGCTCCTCCCCATCGCCAGAAAGCCCCGCGCAGCAGCATGCCAGGACAGCCCTTGCGGATCTGGCTCCTGCCTACGCGGCGACCAGGTACCCGCCGACACCTGCGCGCTCCTGCCCGAGTGCTGCCTACAGCGTGTCATCGCTCAGCAACCCGCGCTCGCTACTCGCTTACTCGAACTGGGATTCCGCCCGGGCACGAAAATCCGGGTGGGTGGCACGGTGGCTGGTGGTGCCCGCGTGGTCACCATCGGCAATGCCCACTACGCAGTGGATCATCACACCCTGCGCCAGCTGGACGTCGTCATCACTGCGGCATAA